A region of Micromonospora chokoriensis DNA encodes the following proteins:
- a CDS encoding prenyltransferase/squalene oxidase repeat-containing protein, with translation MSSRLSSGRRRRRLAAVPAAALIATVVAVAGGAAPAAATSTAAQIATAKTNGVAYLRTLQAADGSYASGGLSNEWAFSAFAPAGVAAVDVYPSGDTTKNARTVYRNQLSAASWPSSTPVVTDYERGVLNAYAAGIDPARVSPTRNLIADTIAYWQTGSAGYYGPPANFNGTVFGTLALAGAKTQAGAARVPQALLDLSITRIRNNQHTDGGWTFTQAEGNPTQLAAASDIDMTGAAMAALCAAGVPNTDTDVVQAKNFLKSKLVNASGAFSSMFGVNTDSNAWAVSGLNACGIPNQGTDFTTTAGKTPIDFLRAQQLTGGGFKYLPTNTTPSAYASIDAVRALTGAGYTAAPPTPVTAGAPTWVAASGFTAGAATRLAVIIDNGSGSITPCAVTLTPTAATTTLGAVLDAAVGAATPSGCVTSLLPTSGTGTVTAINGLANSGSSTWKVARDGGTPVTATRGTAVTVGDTIYLRYGV, from the coding sequence ATGTCCTCGCGTCTTTCCTCCGGTCGTCGCCGCAGACGCCTCGCGGCTGTTCCCGCCGCCGCGCTGATCGCCACGGTCGTGGCGGTCGCAGGCGGCGCCGCACCGGCCGCCGCGACCTCGACCGCCGCGCAGATCGCCACCGCCAAGACCAACGGCGTCGCCTACCTGCGGACCCTGCAGGCCGCCGACGGGAGCTACGCCAGCGGCGGGTTGTCGAACGAGTGGGCGTTCAGCGCGTTCGCACCCGCCGGCGTCGCGGCGGTGGACGTCTACCCCTCCGGCGACACGACCAAGAACGCCCGCACCGTCTACCGCAACCAACTCTCGGCCGCGTCCTGGCCGAGCAGCACGCCGGTGGTCACCGACTACGAGCGTGGGGTCCTCAACGCCTACGCCGCCGGTATCGACCCCGCCCGGGTCTCCCCCACCCGTAACCTGATCGCCGACACCATCGCCTACTGGCAGACCGGCTCGGCCGGCTACTACGGCCCGCCGGCCAACTTCAACGGCACCGTCTTCGGCACCCTCGCCCTGGCCGGTGCGAAGACCCAGGCCGGCGCCGCCCGCGTGCCGCAGGCCCTGCTCGACCTCTCGATCACCCGGATCCGCAACAACCAGCACACCGACGGCGGCTGGACGTTCACCCAGGCCGAGGGCAATCCCACCCAACTCGCCGCGGCCAGCGACATCGACATGACCGGCGCCGCGATGGCCGCGCTCTGCGCCGCCGGAGTCCCCAACACCGACACCGACGTCGTGCAGGCCAAGAACTTCCTCAAGAGCAAGCTCGTCAACGCCTCGGGCGCGTTCAGCTCGATGTTCGGCGTCAACACCGACTCCAACGCCTGGGCCGTCTCCGGGCTCAACGCCTGCGGCATCCCGAACCAGGGCACCGACTTCACCACCACCGCCGGCAAGACCCCAATCGACTTTCTTCGCGCGCAGCAGTTGACCGGCGGCGGATTCAAGTATCTGCCCACCAACACCACCCCGTCGGCGTACGCCTCCATCGACGCGGTGCGTGCCCTGACCGGCGCGGGCTACACCGCCGCTCCCCCGACCCCGGTCACCGCCGGCGCGCCCACCTGGGTCGCGGCGAGCGGGTTCACGGCGGGCGCCGCCACCCGACTCGCCGTGATCATCGACAACGGCAGCGGCAGCATCACGCCGTGCGCGGTGACGCTGACGCCGACCGCCGCAACCACCACCCTCGGCGCCGTCCTGGACGCCGCCGTCGGCGCGGCCACCCCGAGCGGCTGCGTCACCTCTCTTCTTCCCACCAGTGGCACCGGCACCGTGACCGCGATCAACGGCCTGGCCAACAGCGGCTCTTCGACCTGGAAGGTCGCCCGCGACGGCGGCACTCCGGTCACCGCGACCCGCGGCACGGCAGTGACCGTCGGCGACACGATCTACCTGCGCTACGGCGTCTGA